The following are encoded in a window of Vigna unguiculata cultivar IT97K-499-35 chromosome 8, ASM411807v1, whole genome shotgun sequence genomic DNA:
- the LOC114195469 gene encoding pectinesterase QRT1-like isoform X1 yields MSKIRLMFFLVLLLKCDGDTDSDHAGKVITWDDFMVDEEGTTSNVGGRVIVVDQSGNGDSTTVQAAVDMVPQNNTQRVKIYIYPGVYRERVHVPKSKPFISLIGKPNITMNAKIAAIGNGIGIVIITNSTKASDKDSNGQEMGTISTATVWVQSDFFCATALTIQNLVDKDADKRQAVALRVDGDKAVFYGVRLVGEQDTLLDNTGIHYFYRSYIQGSVDFIFGNAKSLFHQECVVYSVAEFWGAIAAHHRNSEDEDTGFSFVNCTIKGTGSVFLGRAWGNYARTVYSNCDMDDVINPLGWSDWDDPSRQGTAMFAEYECSGKGSNRSERVEWSKALSREEAVPFLSRDYIYGDEWLTL; encoded by the exons ATGAGTAAGATAAGGTTAATGTTTTTCTTGGTGTTGTTGTTGAAGTGTGATGGTGATACTGATAGTGATCATGCTGGAAAAGTGATTACGTGGGATGATTTCATGGTGGATGAAGAGGGTACAACATCCAACGTTGGTGGTCGAGTTATCGTGGTCGATCAAAGTGGTAACGGAGATTCAACAACGGTTCAAGCAGCAGTAGATATGGTTCcacaaaacaacacacaaaGGGTCAAGATATACATTTATCCTGGAGTTTATAG AGAAAGAGTGCATGTGCCGAAAAGCAAGCCGTTCATTTCATTAATAGGTAAACCTAACATAACTATGAATGCAAAAATAGCGGCTATAGGTAATGGCATTGGCATAGTTATTATCACAAACAGTACAAAGGCATCAGACAAAGACTCCAACGGCCAAGAAATGGGCACAATTAGTACAGCAACTGTATGGGTACAATCTGATTTTTTCTGCGCCACAGCTCTCACAATTCAG AATTTGGTAGATAAAGATGCAGATAAACGTCAAGCAGTAGCATTGCGTGTGGATGGTGATAAAGCTGTATTCTATGGAGTTAGGCTTGTGGGGGAACAAGACACCCTCCTTGATAACACAGGGATTCATTATTTCTATCGAAGTTACATTCAAGGATCTGTTGATTTTATATTTGGCAACGCTAAATCGTTGTTTCAT CAGGAGTGTGTTGTATACTCTGTAGCTGAGTTTTGGGGAGCAATTGCAGCTCATCACAGAAACTCAGAAGATGAAGACACAGGTTTTTCATTTGTAAATTGCACAATCAAAGGAACTGGTAGTGTTTTTCTTGGGAGAGCATGGGGGAACTATGCAAGAACAGTGTATTCAAACTGTGACATGGATGATGTTATTAATCCCTTGGGGTGGAGCGATTGGGATGATCCATCAAGACAAGG AACTGCAATGTTTGCGGAGTATGAATGTTCAGGAAAAGGATCAAACAGAAGTGAGAGGGTGGAATGGTCAAAAGCTCTAAGCAGAGAAGAAGCTGTGCCTTTTCTGAGCAGAGACTACATATATGGAGATGAATGGCTTACACTATAG
- the LOC114193039 gene encoding pectinesterase QRT1-like has translation MIMMELVSSGVVFLFVSVFLMWVHVGLSEGENGHGGIRNYISWEDLEVDEQRLTLKRHDDVRVIIVNKYGWGHSETVQGAVDMVPVNNKHRVKIYIYPGIYREKVRVPGNKPYVSFIGKRNQTATPVITWNSKSSDKGTNGQTLGTFDTATVGVDSDYFCATGVTFENSVIATAGVKGMQGVALRVNSARAMFYQVRIKGAQDSLLDNTGNHYFLNCHILGKVDFIFGSAKSLYENCLLQSIAENFGAIAAHHRNSPTEDTGFSFVGCSIRGSGRVYLGRAWGNYSRIIYSKCNMDDIIVPEGWSDWNHSDRKKTAVFGEYECDGKGADRSKRAAWSKSFSYHEAVPFLQKSFIHGDQWLRL, from the exons atgataatgatgGAGTTGGTGTCTTCCGGAGTTGTGTTCTTGTTTGTGTCGGTTTTCTTGATGTGGGTTCATGTGGGTTTATCAGAAGGTGAAAATGGCCATGGTGGTATCAGGAACTACATTAGTTGGGAAGATTTGGAGGTGGATGAGCAAAGGTTAACCTTGAAGCGCCATGACGATGTTCGAGTTATTATTGTTAACAAATATGGTTGGGGACACTCCGAAACTGTTCAAGGTGCCGTGGATATGGTTCCTGTTAATAACAAACATAGGGtgaaaatttacatttatcCAGGAATTTACAG AGAGAAAGTGCGTGTGCCTGGGAACAAGCCTTATGTGTCATTCATAGGGAAAAGAAACCAAACAGCAACTCCTGTTATTACTTGGAACAGCAAATCATCTGATAAAGGCACAAATGGCCAAACATTAGGCACCTTTGATACAGCAACAGTTGGAGTGGACTCAGATTATTTCTGTGCAACTGGGGTCACTTTTGAG AACTCAGTGATTGCAACGGCTGGTGTGAAAGGAATGCAAGGAGTGGCACTGAGGGTGAACAGTGCAAGAGCCATGTTCTATCAAGTGAGGATTAAGGGAGCACAGGACAGTCTCTTGGACAACACAggaaatcattacttcttaaaCTGTCACATTCTAGGAAAAGTTGATTTTATCTTTGGCAGTGCAAAATCACTGTATGAG AATTGCCTTCTTCAGTCAATAGCAGAAAACTTTGGAGCAATAGCAGCACATCATAGGAATTCACCAACTGAAGACACAGGTTTTTCTTTTGTGGGGTGCAGTATCAGAGGAAGTGGCAGAGTGTACCTTGGCAGAGCATGGGGGAACTACTCTAGAATTATATACTCCAAATGTAATATGGATGACATTATTGTTCCTGAAGGGTGGTCAGATTGGAATCACTCAGATAGAAAGAA GACTGCAGTGTTTGGTGAGTATGAATGCGATGGAAAAGGAGCAGATAGAAGCAAAAGGGCAGCTTGGTCAAAATCGTTTAGCTATCATGAAGCAGTGCCTTTCCTTCAGAAGAGTTTCATACATGGAGACCAGTGGCTCAGACTATAG
- the LOC114195469 gene encoding pectinesterase QRT1-like isoform X2 → MSKIRLMFFLVLLLKCDGDTDSDHAGKVITWDDFMVDEEGTTSNVGGRVIVVDQSGNGDSTTVQAAVDMVPQNNTQRVKIYIYPGVYRERVHVPKSKPFISLIGKPNITMNAKIAAIGNGIGIVIITNSTKASDKDSNGQEMGTISTATVWVQSDFFCATALTIQNLVDKDADKRQAVALRVDGDKAVFYGVRLVGEQDTLLDNTGIHYFYRSYIQGSVDFIFGNAKSLFHECVVYSVAEFWGAIAAHHRNSEDEDTGFSFVNCTIKGTGSVFLGRAWGNYARTVYSNCDMDDVINPLGWSDWDDPSRQGTAMFAEYECSGKGSNRSERVEWSKALSREEAVPFLSRDYIYGDEWLTL, encoded by the exons ATGAGTAAGATAAGGTTAATGTTTTTCTTGGTGTTGTTGTTGAAGTGTGATGGTGATACTGATAGTGATCATGCTGGAAAAGTGATTACGTGGGATGATTTCATGGTGGATGAAGAGGGTACAACATCCAACGTTGGTGGTCGAGTTATCGTGGTCGATCAAAGTGGTAACGGAGATTCAACAACGGTTCAAGCAGCAGTAGATATGGTTCcacaaaacaacacacaaaGGGTCAAGATATACATTTATCCTGGAGTTTATAG AGAAAGAGTGCATGTGCCGAAAAGCAAGCCGTTCATTTCATTAATAGGTAAACCTAACATAACTATGAATGCAAAAATAGCGGCTATAGGTAATGGCATTGGCATAGTTATTATCACAAACAGTACAAAGGCATCAGACAAAGACTCCAACGGCCAAGAAATGGGCACAATTAGTACAGCAACTGTATGGGTACAATCTGATTTTTTCTGCGCCACAGCTCTCACAATTCAG AATTTGGTAGATAAAGATGCAGATAAACGTCAAGCAGTAGCATTGCGTGTGGATGGTGATAAAGCTGTATTCTATGGAGTTAGGCTTGTGGGGGAACAAGACACCCTCCTTGATAACACAGGGATTCATTATTTCTATCGAAGTTACATTCAAGGATCTGTTGATTTTATATTTGGCAACGCTAAATCGTTGTTTCAT GAGTGTGTTGTATACTCTGTAGCTGAGTTTTGGGGAGCAATTGCAGCTCATCACAGAAACTCAGAAGATGAAGACACAGGTTTTTCATTTGTAAATTGCACAATCAAAGGAACTGGTAGTGTTTTTCTTGGGAGAGCATGGGGGAACTATGCAAGAACAGTGTATTCAAACTGTGACATGGATGATGTTATTAATCCCTTGGGGTGGAGCGATTGGGATGATCCATCAAGACAAGG AACTGCAATGTTTGCGGAGTATGAATGTTCAGGAAAAGGATCAAACAGAAGTGAGAGGGTGGAATGGTCAAAAGCTCTAAGCAGAGAAGAAGCTGTGCCTTTTCTGAGCAGAGACTACATATATGGAGATGAATGGCTTACACTATAG
- the LOC114193156 gene encoding mitochondrial import inner membrane translocase subunit TIM50 — protein MSLGILRSRAISFASKRFLCTNTASAPLPPPPPPSPNAASAPLPPPPSPRRWNFLKYAIVGAITGATGLAGYASYAYSLEEIEQKTKSFRESAKHTAADGGTALDKFQGLLYSTAMAVPTKALEFYLDSRRLIEELVQSYTEPYTDKLLPDLLPQEQHVFTLVLDLNETLIHYIWTRDTGWQTFKRPGVDAFLEHLAQFYEIVVYTDEQNMFVDPVIERLDTKHCIRYRLSRPATKYQDGKHFRDLSKLNRNPAKVLYLSGHALESCLQPENCVPIKAWQQQDIDDTALLDFIPFLEFVARSSPSDIRPVLASYEGCDIPSEFIRRSKEHQRRMQEQKHRGRFWK, from the exons ATGTCGTTGGGGATCCTTCGATCTCGCGCGATTTCATTCGCATCGAAGCGATTCCTCTGCACCAATACAGCTTCCGctcctcttcctcctcctcctcctccttctccCAATGCAGCTTCCGctcctcttcctcctcctccttctccCAGGCGCTGGAATTTCCTCAAATACGCCATCGTCGGCGCGATTACCGGAGCCACCGGCTTAGCCGGTTACGCTTCTTACG CTTACAGCTTGGAGGAAATAGAACAGAAAACGAAGTCCTTCCGTGAGTCTGCCAAACACACTGCTGCTGATGGAGGCACTGCGCTCGAT AAATTTCAAGGTTTGCTATATTCAACTGCAATGGCCG TGCCTACTAAAGCATTAGAGTTTTATTTGGATTCAAGAAGGCTAATTGAAGAACTAGTTCAG AGTTATACTGAACCATACACAGACAAGCTCCTTCCTGATTTGCTTCCTCAAGAGCAACATGTGTTTACTCTTGTTCTTGATCTCAATGAAACATTGATTCACTACATTTGGACG CGAGATACAGGTTGGCAGACTTTCAAAAGACCTGGAGTTGATGCCTTCTTGGAACATTTAGCTCAGTTCTATGAAATAGTAGTGTACACAGACGAACAGAATATG TTTGTTGACCCTGTTATAGAAAGGCTGGATACCAAGCATTGCATCAGATATAGGCTATCAAGGCCAGCTACTAAGTATCAGGATGGGAAACACTTCAGA GATCTTTCTAAACTAAACAGAAATCCAGCAAAAGTCCTTTATTTAAGCGGCCATGCTCTGGAAAGTTGCCTGCAGCCTGAGAACTGTGTCCCCATTAAGGCATGGCAGCAGCAAGATATAGATGACACGGCCCTTTTGGATTTTATACCATTTCTTGAGT TTGTTGCCCGTAGTAGTCCATCTGATATAAGACCAGTGCTAGCCTCTTACGAAGGATGTGATATTCCCAGTGAATTTATCAGGCGTTCCAAAGAGCATCAGAG GAGAATGCAAGAACAGAAGCATCGTGGTCGTTTCTGGAAATAA